The following coding sequences are from one Hippopotamus amphibius kiboko isolate mHipAmp2 chromosome 9, mHipAmp2.hap2, whole genome shotgun sequence window:
- the LOC130860907 gene encoding unconventional myosin-VIIa-like encodes MGQEWQGRDLSPTLPLQSIVAYFNKLAGKSKEEAKLAFLKLIFKWPTFGSAFFEVKQTTEPNFPEILLIAINKYGVSLIDPRSKDILTTHPFTKISNWSSGNTYFHITIGNLVRGSKLLCETSLGYKMDDLLTSYISQMLTAMSKQRGCRSGK; translated from the exons ATGGGGCAGGAGTGGCAGGGGAGAGACCTCTCACCCACCCTCCCCCTACAGTCCATCGTCGCCTATTTCAACAAGCTCGCAGGGAAGTCCAAGGAGGAGGCCAAGCTGGCCTTCCTGAAGCTCATCTTCAAGTGGCCCACCTTCGGCTCAGCCTTCTTCGAGGTGAAG CAAACTACAGAGCCAAACTTTCCTGAGATTCTCTTAATTGCCATCAACAAGTATGGGGTCAGCCTCATTGATCCCAGAAGCAAG GACATCTTGACCACTCACCCCTTCACCAAGATCTCCAACTGGAGCAGCGGCAACACCTACTTCCACATCACCATTGGGAACCTGGTGCGCGGGAGCAAACTTCTCTGTGAGACGTCACTG GGCTACAAGATGGATGACCTCCTGACTTCCTATATTAGCCAGATGCTCACGGCCATGAGCAAACAGCGGGGCTGCAGGAGTGGCAAGTGA